The window tcacgcgtgcgcgttacccatgcgtacgcgtggattgtcaAAATTCcacgatccacgcgtgcgcgtcgcaacCAATTTTCTCCAACTCCAGAAACCAAACTATATCGAAAacattggaggtaacgttggtttaccaacgttccctccaacgttggcaccagAAACTTGCAGAACGTTGccagcaacgttggtgagccaactttggccaccaacgttgcattGCCTCTTTTCCTCCAACGTTtaaggcaacgttggtgagccaactttggccaccaacgttgctgcttcttcttctttccatgGCCTTTTTTGTTGCTTGCTTCCTTGCCATTCTTCAGCTTCTTTCCATATTTCTTCCTTGCttctcttcacctatcatcaatcaacatgtacatcaaagctttgctagaTTCACAAGAAGTTGCATCATTCTTAACACACAAATAAATgtagcataaatctcatgaaaatgcatcaatttaaccATGTTTAAATGATTCAAGGTATGCATGAAACTTTCATTCAACCACTTACTTATTGctcaagaaagtacataaaacctaataaaacaaatgaaaaaaactagtgaaactagcccaagatgccttggcatcacaacggCACctaaaacttggtgcgcgaaattgaacttcgcacaactgaaccggcaagtacaccgggtcgtccaagtaatagctcaggtgagtgagggtcgaatcccaaggagattgtcggattgagtaAGCAATgactatcttgtaaatcttagtcaggcaattagaaaagatggttgtttgttaAGATGCATAAACgaaaaaataaagaacgaaatacCAGATTAGTGTAAAAGCAATGATGGATAATttgttaaggcttcggagatgcatATTCCTTCCGggttaacttttcttactgtctatttCAACAATGAATGAATCATTCAATGGCAGTCAtaattgactaactcatgtagcatcctcatcaagttagtctCTTCTAAAACATAGCAGTCCTACCAGTCCACCATATCCAAGCAACTCATGTAGCATcatcatcaagttaactcatggcttcctGCTATAGTCGaaggtgaagacctaagcaatccactccccttcgcgatcctactcaaaatgccacagataatgtcggatcttccggatcagggaACGCTGCTTCTCATACTCTAGCCTTGATGCCACAGAAACCTCAGTAACTCATGGTcaacgggattatatgtcacatatccaaagttgtcCAGGCACGCTCTTAGAATCTGCAGTGCATTCTCTATCTCtggttcaatactatccgggTAGGACTCACAcgaaacccatgtagaacaaggatgattgtcatgggtcatcctcaattcatgaTATGAAGGACTAAAAtgcacaagagaatggaatcaaacgtgTATTGAAATATAactgtaatattattaatccatgagaatcagcagagctcttaaccctaacttaggaggtttagttgctcatactttaCAAAAAGTAAAACATGAAAAGGTAAAGATGAGGCAGAAGATcgtaaacatgggtgatcttctcctttaaatactaatataataattaagaAGTACAAAAAGTATGATAGACTAGACTAGAGGTGCGAAATCTATCCTTGGGCCTACTTAGGTTGAGTACTTAggctgagcttggcgtccaaccttgaggaatgggcattgaacgcccattagggAGTGACTGGCGCTGCCTTGTGTCttggtgggcgttgaacgcccaaaaggggggtgattggcattcaacgccagatttgggtctcctttggggcgttgaacgccagctagagggtagctccttggcgttcaacgcccagtatgGATAGGCTCCTTCGAAGAAAAGTATAGAtcgttatatattgttggaaagctctgaaagttagcttcccaacgccattgagaacgcgtcatttggatctctatagtTCCTGAAATGCTCGTTTGAGTGCACAGAGGTCAGATTCTGACAGCATTTGATACGCTTTCCttgtctttgaatcagactttgccaaagctccttaatttcagccagaatttacctgaaatcatcataaaataaaaaaactcaaagtagaatctaaaaatatgaattttgcactaaaacctatgaaaacgtaataaaacttaaacaaaacataagtaaaacaatatgaaaatgatgccaaaaagcgtataaaatatctgctcatcattaTTCAACATAGGCATAACATCCCTGAAACAAGTCATTTCATTGAAGTTCTTACTTTTACAATATGTTCATATGCCTAATACAATCCAAAACtcctattaaaattttaaaaacaacacTAGAATTAGAAACATATAAACTATAAAACccaaaatgtgaaaacatgctaacATTTTCAGTAATAGAATTTTACTCTCTAATTTTCTAACTTGTTCATTCATCTTCAACTTAGAACTAACATCATTAGAGTGATCTTCAGCACCTCTTTCAAAATGTTAGATACTTTAACCTTAATTAGAAGGGTTGCCCATTTAAACCATCCACATCATCCCACAGAACAAGCATAATACTCTCTATCTGGGTTTGTAACACTATTTGAGACTTCTAACAGAACTCTCAAACCATAATTACAAAAACGTTCTCCCATTACATTAGAATTGCTATTGCTATAGGAAATATTTGTAGATATTCTACTTCTAGATGCCATTGTTAAATAAACTAAGATACTTGTCAAAGTTGACAAAACACAGAACAACAttcagaaaaaaataaagaggTTTGAAGTCATGATTTATGATATGTTTAACCCAAAGAACATGTTTTGCCAAAGTAACAGCCAATATGTGGTAGTGCACAACAAACTCTAAATCAAATCTATTATGAATACTCACATTCCAttcttaaattcttttaaatttaaatctattTGGAATACTTGCATTCTATTTAATTAGTCCTAACACAGACtcattatttaaatttgttttgtaTACTAGCATTCAACACAAATCTGTTATGAATACTAGCATTCGATTCAAATCTTCATTCAAACTAAACATATGAAGCTGAAAAAGGTTGCATGAGTTACTAATTTCTATTGGCTATCCATTTATTCTCTTTGTGAAAAATAAATGGAAATAGAAAATACACGCTTGATTATCTATGACCAGgaattttatatcttttgatctattAAAAATCTAAtacttgaaaaaataaaataacacacacATGCAAAACACTTGTTCTTTAAAGAAGCAAGACAAATTCTTATACACCACAATACATAACTCTGATATCTGATACAAAGGAACCTACTGTGGAAAACAAAGAAGACAGATCTATTCGCAAGATTCTACTTCTACTCAATCTCAATATTCAACAAAAGCATCAATAGATTCTCTTCTATCACTTACAACTAACagaaaaaacatattaaaaaaggaACCATATGAAAACAGgacaaataaaaatgaaaagaggAGGGATGGAGAAGacataaaaaatgaaaacagtGGTGATATagcgcgagagagagagagagagagagagagagagagagagagacggacAGAGGGCAACAAAGAGTGAAAGAGAtcgatagagagagagagagagagaaagagagtaacCTATTTGTAGAATTAGAGAAATGGTAGCAAGGCTTCCTCGTCGGAAACACTCGACACCGAGAAGGGGAGTGACGCTAGCAAAATGGGGGTTATCTGATGAGGAAGTTCTGGAATTTACAAATGAGAAAGGGAAAAGGGATGGCAGTAATGTTAGGTTATGAATTTCTTgtgttttttcattttaaatagtTAGAGTAATTTAGCCATTTCATTTATTTTAGTCTCTGTATTGATTTTGAACCAAATGAAATACTGAGATATAATTTAGTCTTGTACATCTTACACCAAAAATAGTACATAAGTATCTGTCTTTCCGTCTTTATCTCCCAGTCTCAATCTTTCTTTCAAATGCAGCTTAAAAGACCCAAAAATAATTTTCCCACCATAGAACTAGCCATCTTTagcattgttaaaaaaaattggtaatcCAATAAAGAAGCAATGCGCTTTTTCGTTTGGTATATACCattgttctgaaaatcgaaccggacTGGCCAGTTCGATCGGGTTAACTAGAAATTGGTCATCTGATTAGTTCGGTTGACACTAAAAACCGTCTTGTAAAAAAATCGGGTTGAAAACCATCCGAACCGGTAGTTAACTGATAAAATTACCAGAATCGGTCAGGTTTTTTAGGATTACTATTTCGGTAATATACCCTAAAAATGATTCAGCCATTCACTCTCAGAATTCAGAAACACCCATCTCCTTGGAAGAACCTAAATGTGTGTGTGTGTCCGAACTCAACGTCCCTCTTTGAGTGATCTCTCGCTCTCTATCCGAATTCACTTCCCGTTCTCTATCGTCGTCTCTTCCCATTCCTCCGTCGCCAGGACTTCCCTTCCTCCCTCGCTGTCGGTAAGCGCTACTGGTTCAATTTATTTCTGCTTATTCAATTTATTTCCGAGTTGCTGCCTTGCAGAGTATAGGGATTTTGTTAATACTGCATTTTCCTGAGTTGCTAATTTTCTGGAATAATAGTTGAGTTGAATATTCTGTTGAATGTGGAACAATTTATTTGTTGGTTCTGTTGAATTGttcaatttatttgtttattctgTTGAATTGTTCAATTTATTTGTTGATTTTTTGGTTGTATGTTGAAGATGAAATAATTTATTTGTTGATTCTGTTAGAATTGttcaatttatttgttaattttttggcTGTATTgaaaatagaacaatcataaatcATAAAGTGATCAAGAACCACAAGATATAGCTGTTTGAAAATTCCAAACGAGttcttctaaaaaaaattgattagttAAAAACTTGTTTGTTATGTGTTTGTCTTTCATGTGtttgattgttttatttataaactttgatatttgaagttatttgaaaatttttaatattaaattatgaataatttcttATGTAAAATTGTgaagttttagattttattagcatagaataattaaatttaaatatttaaaattatatattatatattaaatttttaatatttttattttatatttaattaaatctatTAAACTCCAATTGGACTATGAAATCATTAAATTAGCCACTCTATTGATTTATTGACCGATTCGATTATCGTAAGCTTAGTTCATACGGATAACAACTAAATTCAAAAACCGGGAAAATTGCATCAGAACCGGACAAACCGGAGTCCCGGTATGGTTATTAAGTTTTTTAAAGAACTTAAAAAAACGGGACCCATAACCAAAGGGGGGAACCGATCCTAACCCTAACGCTCCCAAGTCCCAACCGCATCCCCAACCCCAACCCCTTCTCGTCCTCCCTTCTCCCTCTACAGCGCCTCtcttctatctctctctctttgATACGGCGCATTTCACTCTGCCGCCGCTGGCCTTCGCTCTGCCGCCTCCCTTGCTTTCGTCTGGGTCCGCCGTTTCCCATGCTTCAGTCGTCGCCCTCTACGCTTCCTCCCGTTGCCGTCATCCTTGCTTCATACCGTCGCTTCGGCTGTGTCGTTCTTCCGCCGCTGCCTTAGTTCCGGTAGGTCCTTTGTCCTACGACCCCTTGCTCCGGCTAGGACTCTTTGTTTGTTTATGTGTTTGTTTTTTTCCTGGAACTATTAAATTGTAAATATACATCAAGTTAACTTTAAATATATCTTTCACCGGTTAAATAAAATGGAGCACTGAACCCTAATTGTTTCAGGTTACAAGTGGAGCATTTGAACCGCGCCCAATAATCTCTTACGGTGACTCCCTTTTCCTCATTCTGTTCTCCGAGAAAAGTAGAGCGCGTAGCTGTTTGCGAATCAAAACCCCCCAAACCCTAATCGAGGACCGTCCATCCAATCAATCGAAATCCGACGTCCATGGCGCACCGCTTGCTGAGGGACCATGAAGCTGACGGGTGGGAGCGCGCAGACTTCCCTATCATCTGCGAGTCCTGCCTTGGCGACAACCCTTACGTTCGAATGGTTCGTCTCTACTCTGTTCCTTTCAATTCCTCTACTTTACCAATATTGAAAGGGAATGTGATACtgttatttcatttcattttgttgTGGTTTCTTGAGAAGTTGGGTTAGATCTGCGAGACCTCATTATATAACATATAGTTTATTCTCCTTAAATAAACCTATATTCTCCTTAAATAAACTATAATTGTGAGGGAAAATAAACTAGCAGGGGAAGGCTCAAATTGAGTTGAGCTTGATTAGTTGGAGTGTAAGATTTTGGATTCTTATGGTTTGGAACAAAACAAAATGTAGTGGTTTAGGGTATGCTTGGCTTTCCACCCCATTTACCcttacccccccccccccaaaaaaaaaaaaaaaaaaaaaacctaaggtACCCTTTGTTTTATATTTCAGCAAGTATGGAGGCATGATGAATTTCAGAGtccattattaaatttataactttattgAGCCAGTGCAATGgtgtatatattatatttatatttattatatctgatATCATGGAGCATTAACTTTATTCTCCATGGAGGAGTTAATAAGGACAACACCATACCGATTTTTTATGCCCCGGTGAGGGGGCTTCCATAAATAAATGGAGTTGATTTTAGATGTCAGCTGTTTTAAACCGAAACTTGATTGTTTGTTTAATTGCTTTGTATTGTACGTGTGGGTATTTGGATGCAGACAAGAGCTGAGTATGACAAGGAATGCAAGATTTGTACACGGCCATTTACTGTTTTCAGATGGAGACCTGGTCGGGATGCGAGGTATAAAAAGACTGAGATCTGCCAGACATGTAGTAAGTTGAAAAATGTCTGTCAAGTGTGTCTTCTGGATCTAGAATACGGGCTGCCAGTTCAAGTCCGTGACACAGCTCTCAGTATTGATTCCAATGATGCCATTCCAAAAAGTGATGTCAATAGGGAGTATTTTGCTGAAGAGCACGACCGCAAGGTATACTTTTTCATTATAAGTCATACCTATAGTTGATAATAAGTTAACATAAATGAAAATGGGAAATGTAATGATGTTTTTCAGCTATTTGTTAAATGATTACATAGTTTGCTCCTAAGGTTATGTTTATTGGTTTAGTTTGCATATAAATTGTGGTTAGGTTAATCAAATatttcaatttctagtttattgaGTTGAACCTAAATTGAATATGCCCTTCCATAGATCCTtgcatttttaaaataaatctgtTTTTGCTACTATGATGCGTATTGCCTATGGACTGTTGTTACTGGAATTTTACTGCTTGTACCAAAACTGTTTGAATTCTCTTGTATATTAAAATGGTGCAAAATCCACTCAATGGAAAATGGAGCCCTAGAGAAAGCACAATTGTCATGATTATATCTTCGTACTTCTTTGTGACTTCTAAATTCATGCAAACatggttttataggattttcgaGTTGTTTTTGATGTCATCCTTACATATGAAATGCTTCATTACACTTTCTTGCTTAGGGCATTGCTAATTGAAGCatgataaagtgatttttgatttTGCAAAATCGTCAACCATAGAACTCTGATTTTTCATATCTTCATTTGCACTGGCTATTCGAGTTTATAATTTCTTCTTTACTGCTTTCAGTCAATGTAGGTttggtttggtaaagtttttcgaaaaggtgcttgtgctttttaaaaatACAAGCTCCTCattttttgtgtttggtaaataaaaaagaccatgtgcttgtgcttgcagcttttaaaagatcaGGGTGTACTTTTGAAAGCAACTAAGGTGGAGGTTTTCAAAGTTGGcttgtacttttcaaaatttaaaagtctaatataacctcatatattaattaattttcaaatttaacacTTAAATTGATGTCCTTTatagcatttttaaattttaaaaactattttaccaaaCGTAATTGTTGCTActtgtgtttattaaaagttatttttaatttgatttaccaaatataaatactacactttttaaaaagctattttttaaaagctagtttttataaactacttttaaaaaataaaaactttaccaaactaagccatAGTTTTGAGTTTTAAAATTATGTTCGTTGTTTGACTAGGTGATTAGTCGATGATGATCTGTGTACTAAGAATGTAGTATGGTGCAGGCTAGAGCTGGTATAGATTACGAATCTTCTTATGGTAAAGCACGCCCAAATGATACTATCTTGAAGCTACAAAGGACAACACCATATTACAAAAGAAACCGGGCACATATTTGCAGTTTCTACATAAGGGGTGAATGTACTAGAGGAGCTGAATGCCCTTATCGGCATGAGATGCCAGTAACTGGGGAGCTGTCTCAACAAAATATTAAAGATCGTTATTATGGGTATGTATGGTTAATGGTTCCCTCATTTGATGATGGGTTTTCCTTATATGATGTCTCTTTCAATTGCTTGTTTCTTCCAGTTATTTATTTACTGTTCCCTTTAATGTCCTTAACATTAGCATAAATTTGAGGATTGTCCATCATTGAGGAGGTAGTTGATCATCAGGAATTCGTCTATTTGTGTTCTGGTTATTCTCCATGACGACCCACTGTTTAGATTTCACTCTTTTGATGCACccacctttttttcttttcatgtttCTAAACCTGTAGTGTCAATGATCCTGTGGCTTTGAAGCTACTTGGCAAGGCTGGAGAGATGACGTCTCTGGAGGCTCCCGAGGATGAGAGCATCAAAACCCTTTATGTTGGTGGACTTGATGCTAGGGTCACTGAGCAGGACTTGCGGGATCACTTCTATGCGCATGGTGAAATTGAATCTATAAAAATGGTTCTTCAACGGGCTTGTGCTTTTGTAACCTATACAACCAGAGAAGGTGCAGAAAAGGCAGCCGAAGAACTATCCAACAAGCTGGTTATTAAAGGCCTAAGGCTAAAGCTGATGTGGGGCAGGCCTCAGACAGCAAAACCGGAGTCAGATGGCTCTGATCAAGCAAGGCAGCAAGCAGCTGTGGCTCACAGTGGGTTGTTGCCTCGTGCAGTTATATCGCAACAGCAGAACCAGGATCTAGGCCAAGGAATGCCTTACTATAACAATCCACCTCCTCCTCAGCAAGAAAGAAGCTATTACCCTTCAATGGATCCTCAAAGAATGGGTGCTCTTATTCCATCTCAAGAGGGTCCTCCTGGTGGACCTAGTGGATCAGGTGAGAACAAACCCAGTACGGAGAAGCCACAAATGCAACAACATTATACCCATCCAATGatgcctcctcctcctcctggCCAATATCATCATCAGCCTCCTCATCAGTATTATCCTCCTCCATATGGTTATATGCCACCAGTTCCCCCCTATCAGCAGTATCCACCACCATATAGTTCTCAAATGGTGCCATCTCAGCCACCAGCTGCAAATCATCCATATCACCATCATCCGATGCAGCCAGGTTCTTCACAAACAGGATCTGGACAGGTTGGCTCTGGATCTGCACCAGCTGAAGCTGGAACATCAGCATCAGGGTCACAGCAGCAGTGAGATTTACCCATATACTTGTGTTCTAGAGGACCCATATACTTGTGTTCTAGAACTATGTTTAATTATTCCCAAACTGATCATGTTAGGGAAGATATTTTGGCTCAGGTTGTCAATTTGCTATTTCAGATAGCATGACATAGCCTTGTGGCTTGAACAAGTTGTTACATGATTTGATTTTGTGCTTTTGTAACTTCTGGCTTTGTTGCTGACTGTTGCGGTGCTCTGCCTTAGGATTACTTGGTGGTAAATCATAATGTGTTATCTTAGGTGAACAAGAATGGTTTTTACCTTCAAATAATTTGAGAAGAATGGTAGGTATTGGTTGATCTAGAACTGTAATATTTGATGCTTTTACAAAATTCCGACGAAATAGACTGATTAGTGACAAGGGTAGGGAAGCGATGGATAGTCTCCCTAGATAAAAGATGCAACGAAATTTTTTGGTCTTGTATAATTTACATTGTAAAAGATTGATTTACAATTTGCTTttccatttaaatttctgcattcTTCgttctttattgtttaattttgtttctttgcGATGATGTATCGTATTGAATTCAGCCCATTCAAAATGACCGGAATGATAACTGCAACATGCAACAAGAAAAAAGGGCCCTACTATTATTCCCTCCTGATTTTAGACGAGAACATGCACGCAAGAAGCCTATCCTTAACAATGCCTACAAACAAAAGGTATATGCTTTGGTGGACTTCAGGTTACCATCTTTCTGTTACTACTGTAGGTTAATTGGGCATAATGAAGCGTGTGTGATGATTCCCTGGTAGTGGGAAATTCCCTCTCAACTGGAGAGGAGCTTAGTAGGAGTGGCAGCAATACCTGTACCCGCGGGTACCTTCCCCGCCCCTACCCGGTCGGGCGGGTTTTAAACCCGACCCGGAGCGTGGCGGGTTTGAAGCATGGCGGGTGGATGAGCGGGGTGGGGCGGGGTCGAGTTTAGGCTAAACCCGCCCCagagtgcatatatatatatatatatatatatatataattttagaaattagggttagttcAATAGTTTCTCACCGTCACTCATTTCCTTTCTCAACCCTAGCGAACTCATTTCGTCACTCTTCTTCAGTTACGCCAGTAAGTCGCCGTCACAGCTCGTCCCATCGTTGTAGTCGGTCGGCCTCGTCACATTCACCGTCGCTCACCAAGACACCAACCCTCCTCATTCACCTCGGTCACTTCGCCGCTGTCCCTCACGGAGCTCACGCCGGCGTCACTCCCACTTCTCGCCGTCACTGTCCTCGCCGACTCGCCTCTCCGATCTGCGGTCTTTGGTCTCTGCTCACCTTGTCGTCCCTCCTTCCTCCGTCGTCGTCTCTCTGGTGACTGGTAAGCACTAAGCACTTCTTGCTCAATACTTACCGCTGATGTGcatcttcagtttttttttttaaatttaatttttatgatttatgttttatgttaaaatagttaagataaaactaaaattaattttgatgttcAAAAGAAAATCTAAAATTCAGTCCATAGAATCTTTTGACCGGGTAGATTCCTGCATTGTGTAACTCTTGTAAGattcttcaattttttaatttgggTGATAACAGATTTTCTGGGGGGTTTCCTGAGTTTGTTACTAAGTTTGGTGGGTTGAAATAGCTTGATTCAGGGAACAATCAGTGTTTGTTggctcaattaaaaaaaatcatttttccctttttttaaataacaaattaaattatgaaATTGAGCTATGAAGTGACGGTGTGAGTTGATCACAATTCACCAGTGGATATATTGTTATAGGAGACGCGGTTTTTCCTCACTCTAAGCCTTTGTTTTTGTTGAATTTGTTACTCTGAGTCTGAGATTGATGGCTTCATCCTGTTGAATGATGATATAATAATTCCActgttgttttatttatttattcatttattgaaGCTTCACCctttatatttttctgtttaatcaaACTAAACCAAAAAGTTTTGTTTTTTCCTCCTAAACTTTAGCTTCAATCCTTTTAAAAACTTGAGCTCTGAAatgtatattatttatatatactatTGTTTTTATTCAGTGTTTCCTAGAGTAGAGCCATCAAAATTTTGTTGTTCTTGAGTCAATGTCCTTTTACCTTATGGCTCTCAGAGTAATAATATGAGAAGCAGTGTTTGTTGTTGTTTTATGTTTAGTCTTattttttctacatgattttattGTTCTACATTTTGTGGAAGATAGCAAAGCCAGACACGTTGTACATCCCCGATTCTGAACATATAGTAAAATGAATTCTAATCAATAAAGGGATAAATTATATATCTTTGCAATGGGGATTGTTCTCTCATTTCTAAATTACCACTATGCTCACGTTAGAGGATCACCAAATCCATATTATGATATTACCTGCATAGGCGTGTGTTTGTTTGAGTAGCATTTACTACAAATGCTTCTCTATGAGGACAAGCTGAT is drawn from Arachis hypogaea cultivar Tifrunner chromosome 12, arahy.Tifrunner.gnm2.J5K5, whole genome shotgun sequence and contains these coding sequences:
- the LOC112727334 gene encoding zinc finger CCCH domain-containing protein 40, whose amino-acid sequence is MAHRLLRDHEADGWERADFPIICESCLGDNPYVRMTRAEYDKECKICTRPFTVFRWRPGRDARYKKTEICQTCSKLKNVCQVCLLDLEYGLPVQVRDTALSIDSNDAIPKSDVNREYFAEEHDRKARAGIDYESSYGKARPNDTILKLQRTTPYYKRNRAHICSFYIRGECTRGAECPYRHEMPVTGELSQQNIKDRYYGVNDPVALKLLGKAGEMTSLEAPEDESIKTLYVGGLDARVTEQDLRDHFYAHGEIESIKMVLQRACAFVTYTTREGAEKAAEELSNKLVIKGLRLKLMWGRPQTAKPESDGSDQARQQAAVAHSGLLPRAVISQQQNQDLGQGMPYYNNPPPPQQERSYYPSMDPQRMGALIPSQEGPPGGPSGSGENKPSTEKPQMQQHYTHPMMPPPPPGQYHHQPPHQYYPPPYGYMPPVPPYQQYPPPYSSQMVPSQPPAANHPYHHHPMQPGSSQTGSGQVGSGSAPAEAGTSASGSQQQ